A DNA window from Anastrepha obliqua isolate idAnaObli1 chromosome 5, idAnaObli1_1.0, whole genome shotgun sequence contains the following coding sequences:
- the LOC129248887 gene encoding zinc finger protein 354A yields MNKANYSKCPLKKRPIMMLKYDVEEQQLKQDRPECGDYLDQDEGPVDLSLAARAAASHKSELSPAPPAYYATNACKWADSAESTPLPTPPLTEKSTTALTQTKEELARRIWEETREIARAFPDVFTREEIARSLARLGYGDFPLPPEDVVCGKVDMEPEAEQQRQQQCPRYDGITPPPPSALTQPATLPLEPNFMERKIKQEICVDNYAPAEGFRNYNNNLLKSIAEYEDCLAPQTYSMQTEQRLQQQQRASAATWQTQQEKTFNYEPERHDFEPQDLTVRNELPARRVLGENINLHNVARALLSMQQSTSSIIHNNSNNMTHAPSIQEERRPADSPNESGLKIKTNNDLYYQCQQCNKCYSTYAGLVKHQQTHAFESTEYKIIRSAGSADAPSALEAAGEFSSDKAAALIHSSSVASAQSAQKPVGVPRYHCKDCGKSYSTYSGLSKHQQFHCPAAEGNQVKKVFNCKNCDKTYVSLGALKMHIRTHTLPCKCPICGKAFSRPWLLQGHIRTHTGEKPFSCQHCNRAFADRSNLRAHMQTHSDVKKYSCPSCTKSFSRISLLGKHLQGGCQQSPHSASPTSSTENLLVAATATATSTTMPATVSGESGFSQQQLQQHMQRLQHSAYNDENMPEEQPHLHAAPAYYYADSLGSSGGDEAELDEMHYSATELPTQAQQQPMALMSPPVGEY; encoded by the exons ATGAATAAAGCCAATTACAGCAAATGTCCGCTAAAGAAGCGTCCAATAATGATGTTGAAATATGATGTGGAAGAGCAGCAACTGAAGCAGGACCGTCCAGAATGCGGGGATTATTTGGATCAAG aTGAAGGACCCGTTGATCTCAGCCTCGCCGCTAGGGCAGCAGCCAGCCACAAGTCGGAGCTCTCGCCCGCACCACCCGCTTACTACGCCACCAATGCCTGCAAGTGGGCGGACAGCGCAGAATCCACACCTCTACCCACACCGCCACTGACAGAGAAATCTACAACCGCGTTGACACAAACCAAAGAGGAACTCGCGCGGCGCATTTGGGAGGAAACGCGTGAGATTGCGCGTGCATTTCCCGATGTGTTTACGCGTGAAGAAATTGCGCGCAGCTTGGCGCGCCTGGGCTATGGTGATTTTCCGCTCCCACCAGAAGACGTAGTGTGCGGTAAAGTGGACATGGAGCCTGAGGCTGAGCAACAGCGACAACAGCAGTGTCCGCGTTATGATGGCATAACGCCGCCACCACCGTCCGCACTCACACAGCCTGCTACGCTACCATTAGAACCAAATTTTATGGAGCGTAAGATAAAACAGGAAATATGCGTCGATAATTACGCACCTGCGGAAGGTTTCCGAAActacaataataatttattgaaaagcaTTGCTGAGTACGAGGACTGCCTGGCGCCGCAAACTTATAGTATGCAAACAGAGCAGAGACTGCAACAGCAGCAGCGCGCATCAGCCGCAACTTGGCAAACGCAGCAAGAGAAGACTTTCAACTATGAGCCTGAGCGGCACGATTTTGAGCCACAAGATTTGACCGTGAGAAATGAGCTGCCCGCGCGTCGGGTACTCGGCGAGAATATCAATCTGCATAATGTGGCGCGCGCGCTGCTAAGTATGCAACAGTCTACTAGTAGTAttattcacaataatagcaacaacatgACGCACGCGCCCAGCATACAGGAGGAGCGACGCCCGGCAGACTCCCCGAATGAGAGCGGTTTGAAGATCAAGACCAATAATGATCTCTACTATCAGTGCCAGCAATGCAACAAATGTTACTCCACCTACGCCGGCCTAGTGAAGCATCAGCAAACGCATGCCTTTGAGAGCACCGAATATAAGATCATACGCAGCGCTGGTAGCGCAGATGCACCGAGCGCGCTAGAGGCAGCTGGCGAATTTTCCAGCGACAAGGCTGCTGCGCTTATACACTCGTCAAGCGTTGCGTCCGCGCAATCCGCACAAAAGCCAGTTGGAGTGCCGCGCTACCACTGCAAGGATTGCGGCAAATCCTACTCCACCTACTCCGGTTTGAGTAAGCATCAGCAATTTCACTGCCCCGCCGCCGAAGGTAATCAAGTGAAAAAGGTGTTCAATTGCAAGAATTGCGACAAAACCTATGTGTCGCTCGGCGCCCTCAAGAtgcatatacgcacacatacgcTCCCCTGTAAATGCCCCATTTGCGGTAAGGCTTTTTCACGCCCTTGGCTACTGCAGGgtcacatacgcacacacactgGCGAAAAGCCCTTCAGCTGTCAGCACTGCAATCGCGCATTCGCTGACCGTTCGAATTTGCGCGCGCACATGCAAACACATTCGGATGTGAAAAAGTATTCGTGCCCGTCGTGCACGAAGTCATTCTCGCGCATCTCGCTATTGGGTAAACATTTGCAGGGTGGCTGTCAGCAGTCGCCACACTCGGCATCACCAACATCGTCTACAGAGAATTTACTGGTGGCAGCGACGGCGACGGCAACGTCGACTACAATGCCGGCCACGGTCAGCGGTGAGAGTGGCTTCAGTCAGCAGCAACTGCAGCAACACATGCAGCGGCTGCAGCATAGCGCTTACAATGATGAAAATATGCCCGAAGAGCAACCGCATCTGCATGCAGCGCCGGCTTACTACTACGCAGACAGCTTGGGTAGCAGTGGTGGCGACGAAGCTGAGTTGGATGAAATGCACTACAGCGCAACAGAGCTGCCGACGCAAGCGCAGCAGCAGCCAATGGCGCTAATGTCGCCGCCCGTGGGCGAATACTAA